TACAGCTACAAATGGGCTGAGGTGCTGTCTGCCGATGCGTTCAGTCGTTTCGAAGAAGAGGGGATTTTTAATCCACAAACCGGCGCGGATTTCTTGCATAACATTCTTGAAATGGGCGGTAGTCGCGAACCTATGGATCTCTTTATTGCCTTTAGGGGGCGGGAGCCACAGGTAGATGCGTTATTACGCCATAACGGTATTGTGGTGGCGAACAGCTGATGGCGGTTGAGTCATTTGACGCTATTTACGCCCGTGCAGCAGAGCGTAAAGGCGGTAGCAAAGGTCTTGAGTATATCGTTAGTCAGCCGCTGAGTGCGGCTGACGTAGGTGTTTTACCCGACGACCGGGTGCTGTCTGAGTTTACCAAAAAGGTGTTTCAGTCTGGCTTTGTGTGGCGTGTGATTGAGCAAAAATGGCCAGAATTTGAAGCCCTGTTTTTTAATTTCGATATCGACAAAATACTGCTGATGTCGGATGAAATGCTCGAGCAGCGCGCCAGTGACAAACGCATTGTCCGCAACCTCAAAAAGGTCATGACGATACGCGATAACGCCCTGATGCTGCATGATATCCGCCTCACTCATGGGGTTAGCTTTGGCCAGTTTGCCAACCAGTTTCAGGGCGCCAGGATCATTGAGTTGTGGCATCATCTTAAACAGCACGGCGCGCGACTGGGCGGCAACACCGGCCCTTATGCACTGCGCACGCTGGGTATCGATACCTTTATTCTTAGTCGTGATGTCGAAGGTTACTTTCGCGCCTACGATTTAATTAGCGGCGGACTCACCTCCAAACGCAGTCAGACCACCATTGCCGAAACCTTTGCCCATTGGCAACAGGAAAGCGGCCGCAGCTTGCAGGAAATCAGTCAGATTGTTGCTTACAGTTGCGGTGACAACCGGGTATAGCATTACCTGTTAAATCAACCTGGCTCCAGGGCGTAGGTGAGCATACATACTATGAAGAATATTCAGGTCAGCCATATATTGT
This genomic interval from Alteromonas gilva contains the following:
- a CDS encoding DNA-3-methyladenine glycosylase I, giving the protein MAVESFDAIYARAAERKGGSKGLEYIVSQPLSAADVGVLPDDRVLSEFTKKVFQSGFVWRVIEQKWPEFEALFFNFDIDKILLMSDEMLEQRASDKRIVRNLKKVMTIRDNALMLHDIRLTHGVSFGQFANQFQGARIIELWHHLKQHGARLGGNTGPYALRTLGIDTFILSRDVEGYFRAYDLISGGLTSKRSQTTIAETFAHWQQESGRSLQEISQIVAYSCGDNRV